One Carassius auratus strain Wakin chromosome 3, ASM336829v1, whole genome shotgun sequence genomic region harbors:
- the LOC113054903 gene encoding uncharacterized protein LOC113054903, which produces MATPAMGTGAHTFSYPPDIKSEKSRQQHKLKTQKENPETLFKDTLNSRGKTITTNLLFYTEHPTAWHTASCTLFQYHTKHGICKGRQLCIYEDAEKDPENRHLTINFYQNGTVMIQGNSAALTNFEQTFHCLKDMVERDEANPCKQTHTDTPEDTDQNEPSTHDNTENRTPPETTENISLPQSTGLHNTVVQLQHSLALLEVEIVELSEQVHILSTKDTEQLREQLDQIRNQLKMSIQELKREMDTLYQDRETLKKDLKELQQIMGKELSEMKDYMGRELACFKKELQQRDKQMENLTTQMRCLTTPVNAPKVPPPSPTPTPTHPKSSSTSPAPTKPSQPSNSQKEAGTPAASKKPEILQKNMTATTPAEKQPVKTEADIAILMDSNGKFLQGERLFPGLKTTKLWCPKTGDALRILSDSTFGTPSHIIIHTGTNDLRREQERVGQLICRVAEKATEIYPSTKITISTLLPRRDIHPDTIQRVNADISKGCARLPNVHLAHHPSITIRDLYDHVHIKKDKVNVFAKTLKNTAWGRQNTFTPLKTTQLRTYRTQNQTPSINLQTHHRERPPLAAQYQGSPQHAKIHIRIPHAPALHHHRSTPAHQQKPQFAPDHHPRHPQPQKHHSRQRSNMRNNPTSAAATSLPPAHAASGDNTPNPAPLPHSRSYAQALKGQANTLEMSEIRQLLNYISTQLTA; this is translated from the exons ATGGCAACACCAGCAATGGGGACTGGAGCTCACACCTTTTCCTACCCCCCAGACATCAAGTCTGAGAAGAGCAGACAACAACACAAGCTCAAAACTCAGAAGGAAAACCCAGAAACACTGTTTAAAGATACTTTAAACAGTAGGGGCAAAACCATCACCACAAACCTGCTCTTCTACACAGAACACCCGACTGCATGGCACACCGCCTCCTGCACACTGTTCCAGTATCACACCAAACATGGAATCTGTAAAGGCAGACAACTGTGCATTTATGAAGACGCAGAAAAAGACCCAGAGAACAGACACCTGACAATAAACTTTTATCAAAATGGAACGGTAATGATACAGGGAAACAGTGCTGCCCTCACAAACTTTGAACAGACCTTCCACTGCTTAAAAGATATGGTGGAAAGAGATGAAGCAAACCCCTGCAAGCAAACCCATACAGACACACCAGAAGACACTGACCAAAATGAGCCTTCAACCCAcgacaacacagagaacaggacCCCTCCAGAAACCACAGAGAACATCAGTCTTCCCCAAAGCACAGGACTACACAACACAGTTGTCCAGCTACAGCACAGCTTAGCACTGCTAGAAGTGGAAATAGTGGAACTGAGTGAGCAAGTCCACATCCTGTCCACTAAAGACACTGAACAACTTAGAGAACAGCTGGATCAGATAAGAAACCAGCTGAAAATGTCCATCCAAGAACTTAAAAGAGAAATGGACACTCTGTATCAGGACAGGGAAACACTCAAAAAAGACCTCAAAGAACTTCAACAGATCATGGGGAAGGAACTTTCAGAAATGAAAGACTACATGGGGAGGGAGCTTGCATGCTTCAAAAAAGAGCTTCAACAAAGGGACAAACAGATGGAGAACCTAACAACACAGATGAGGTGTCTCACTACCCCTGTGAATGCCCCCAAAGTCCCCCCTCCCTCCCCCACACCAACACCTACACATCCAAAGTCCAGCAGCACATCTCCGGCACCCACCAAACCATCACAGCCCAGCAACAGCCAAAAGGAAGCAGGAACACCTGCAGCCTCCAAAAAACCAGAGATCCTTCAGAAAAACATGACAGCTACAACCCCAGCTGAGAAACAGCCAGTGAAAACAGAGGCTGACATTGCCATCCTCATGGACTCCAATGGGAAGTTCCTACAAGGAGAAAGACTTTTTCCAGgccttaaaacaacaaaactctgGTGCCCAAAAACAGGGGATGCCCTCAGAATACTTTCTGACTCCACCTTTGGCACACCCTCACATATCATCATACACACAGGCACCAACGACTTGAGAAGGGAACAGGAGAGAGTTGGGCAGCTGATCTGCAGAGTAGCAGAGAAGGCTACAGAAATCTACCCCAGCACAAAGATCACCATCTCTACCCTCCTACCCCGCAGAGACATCCACCCAGACACCATCCAGAGAGTCAACGCTGACATCTCCAAAGGATGTGCTCGCCTGCCCAATGTACACCTGGCTCATCACCCCTCCATCACAATCAGGGACCTGTATGACCATGTACACATAAAGAAGGACAAAGTCAATGTGTttgcaaaaacactgaaaaacacagCGTGGGGCAGACAAAACACCTTCACACCCCTGAAAACAACACAGCTGCGAACCTACAGAACACAAAACCAGACACCCAGCATAAACCTACAAACTCATCACAGAGAACGACCACCACTGGCTGCACAATACCAGGGATCCCCACAACATGCTAAAATCCACATCAGGATACCCCATGCACCAGCACTACACCACCACAGATCTACACCAGCCCATCAGCAGAAACCCCAGTTTGCACCAGATCACCACCCAAGACACCCACAACCACAAAAACATCACTCCAG GCAGAGAAGCAACATGAGGAACAACCCAACATCAGCAGCAGCAACCAGCCTTCCACCCGCTCATGCAGCCTCAGGTGACAACACACCAAACCCAGCACCACTCCCACACTCCAGGAGCTACGCTCAGGCCCTGAAAGGACAAGCAAATACACTGGAGATGAGTGAGATCAGACAGCTGCTGAACTACATCAGTACCCAGCTGACAGCATGA